DNA sequence from the Labrus bergylta chromosome 13, fLabBer1.1, whole genome shotgun sequence genome:
TCTTAGCGGCTCTCTTCACACTGTCGCCGTGGTAATTACAGCCATTGCAACGGCTGACTGTCCAGCATAGAATTAGTGACATGAAGGTAGGAGGGACAAAGGATGCCCTGAGGACCTAGCATGACTTGATCTTCTAATTCCAGGATTACGATGACTTGTACAAGAGCCTGTTATTAGACAAAATGTTGGCTTTTAATAGCAGCTTTGTGATTAAAGAATAGATAAATGTAGATGAACGTGTGTGTGATTATATTAGAAAGCAGCGGAGATGTTAGACAgtcttgtgtgtgcgtgtaacATCTGTCCATTAACCACATACCTAAAAGACACGACACAGATTACTTTCAAGCTCAAAGAACTGACTCAAGCACTTCAGAGAACCTCCACAGTATTGAATGTTACACTTGTGATTAAAACCAGAGAGTAAACCAAAAGGTTGAATGATCTTTGAGTAGGTTTCTTTGATCACTAAGTCTGTTTTCAAGTAGATGAAGACGCCACATTTAAAGCACAGATGCTGCAGATCAACAGTATTTCTAagcaggtttgtgtgtttgtgttttttggttgtAGAGGTGCACGGGACCGAGAATCCGCTCACCAAAAGACCTGCCATAGATGCTTGGTTTTGGCATGAGTCGGCCAGGAAACAACACCAGAACGAGCGCAACGCTAAGATGAAGATAAATCAACCCGAGGTTTTACGGATCCCGAAAGCGCCTCAGGTCAGAACTCAAGAAATCCAACTATTATTGAGTAACGATTTAAGGCTTACTGCCATCCAATTACTTATTCTAACTACTAGCTATGACACTACACAAAGTTGTAAAACAGATGTTCTTTacgttgtatttattttcacttccTTGTGGCCTGTTGTTGAGCATTTCAAGAGTAAAAACAGAGATGTAAGCCAGTGAATTGAGTTGAATATTTCTTAAATAAGAAATGACTTATTCTGAGAAATAAGTACCTGACCTGGTTTTCTTTGTATGGACCCAATACTGTCCCTTCTGAAATCATGTGTGTAACTGAGTCtacattggcaatgtttcacCTGCATAAAATAAGCCACAGTCTCCCGCCGTGAGGTGCTTGTGTAAACACCCAGATCAGGATGATTTTTAGGAGCAGTCTTCCTCTTATTATGAAAAAAATTTGAAGAGTGTGAAAAATGCTCTTACCCTCGTTTAACCCTTAATTAACACTAATCCTGTTACCTACAGGTgatgcgcaccccatgtatgaaggctgtgGTTCTCCAAGCGGTCACCCGGGTTAGAATccaacctgttgctcctttcctgcgtgtcattccccactctctcttcccccagtttcaatcaatcattatcaATCAATCGTTTGTATTCatccaattcataacaagtgttatgagtttctaactctatccactgtcctatctctaaataaagacataaaaagcccaaaactaGTTAGGGAGTTTTAAGCTGTGAAATATACTAAAATAATGATGTCTTTCTACTTTTAGGACATTCAAGCACTTTCTCTTAGATTGTTTGGTGCATATTAAATTATGAATGTCGTACAAACAGCTTGAGCTGCATTCACACTGAGTTATCTTAGCTACAATAATTGTGCATAATGAGCGTCTTGATGATGTGAAGATTGTTTTGCAATTCACAGTGGAATGCGTGTTGGCAGTTTCAATGCAGTCTATAGATTGAAACCCTCCCGCTTCCCATTCATTAACACTCATTTCACAGATTCAAACACAagatgtacaaaataaaaacagttcctAGTAAAGACTCAATGGGGTGACGTACAAACACAGATATTCCTTCTGTTTCATGCAAATGAGCTTGGGTcttggggtgggggggcttCACATGCAGAGGCCCATATACGACTCAACCTGGCAAACAATCCTATGTGCATTTGCTAATTTTCTCCCTCACTTAACTCGCTCGCttgcagcaaaacaaaacaaaaataaaacaaaaccaaaacataagCGGGAAAGGACAAAACAATAGTCAGGATCATTATAAGTAACAAAAGAAGGAATTCACTAAAAGGGAGTCATGCAGCTGCAGGGGGAGAACGTCAGACAGCTGGTGTCAAGCATGGATGCACCTCGTTGTGGGTGGGCATGTGAGGTCAAAAACTGTACACAAAGTGTACGTTTCTCTGTCACAGCTGAGGTCATGTCACTTTGTTAACTACCTTGATTTTGcatatatttagtttttcttaaatTACAAATGTCCGCACGGTAATCTAGCTGAATGAAGACAATATGTCTAAATCTGTAGTAGAATAAAAGGAGGGGATTTTCATGACAGCTGTTGTAGCAGGAAACCTTGAAGAAGATCCTCAGAGTTTAAACATCTCGGTCTGTTTACTGGTCCCTGTTATTAGGTTTAAAAATAGATAATGAATCTTGAAACAACAAAGGAGTAACGTATTCAACATTGATTTTATGTAACTGCCCATCGCCAGATATACATATAAATGTCAACCTTCAAACGTACCACTATAGAATCCTTGTGGTTTCAGCGCAAAAAGAAATATGTAAGCCATATGAACTTTTATATAATATCTGCTTACTGAATCACTTCTGCTCTCCATATTCATGGTGAAGGAATCCTTTCCTTATGTTGCACACAGACCAACTATAAACCTCCATCAGGAACAGGACTACATGTACTTTTCCATCACCTTGAGGTTTGTCTGATTGGACTTTGGATTTTAGCTATTGAAACATTTTTGTTACCTCGGCGTAAAGTATCCAAAGAGAGACAGTGAAtgttgggaagagagagagggaggtgacatgcagcaaagggccgagatcggattcgaacccacgggtTCTGttaagcctccatacatggggcatgccAAATAACCGACTAGCTATCCGGCGCCACTACCTCAGCTTTTAAACTGATGCTTATGTCACAAAAGACATTTATACATCTGAAAAAGTTGAATGTTAAAAATATTACTAAAAGGAAACTGAgcatagaaataaaaatatattgcaTTTTCACCTGTGACAATTAACAATTGACAATTAACCGATTTAGTTCCCCTTTTCTCCAGCTTagttacaaaataaagaaatctctTCAAAACAAGTATgaataaagaagaattgatacagcaacaaataactttaatttacATGTTCTGACAGAAACAATCCCGTACCTAAAATATGAGAGCAGGGAGACATCAGTTCAACTTAAGGTTGTTTGTACTTATGTGTAGGTTAATATGTTTGTTCGTTATAAAAGACTGTGTCAAAGAAATAAAGACTGAACcagtaagaaagaaagaaagaaccagaaagaaagaaagaaagaaagggtaCTTTCATCCATATGTTCAGATGTCTGATAAGGTTCATGGCAGACTTCACCTCCTCCTGCCCTTCTCTCTCATCCTCATCCAACTAATCATAAGACTGGACCCCTTTGATCCCACTGGCAGCCTGatacactctgtgtgtgtgtgtattagtgttcACTCATGTGAGCGTATACACCTGGATATATGGTCAGTGTTTGTTCACAcaaaaccagcaggaacaatgTGCACAGTATTCTACTGTAACAACATGTGTCTGCCCAGGTCTGTGTGTTGGTgtgggtgtgcatgtgtgtgtggcaacGGCCACCTGCTGAGTCCAGCAGTCTATCCACTCATGTTCCACTGCAGCCAACTCACATCAATAATATTGGCTGAACTTTCTGCTTGCCTAACCACACCTCATTAAAGGTTAGctataaatgtgtgtatttgtgacaGTTTTACAAGTAAAACAGAAGTATTTTATTCCTCCATTCTTTTTCTTGGGCCGAGTTTAGATTTGCCTTCAAACACAAGTCACACTTATTCATACTGTGTTTCCTGCCTCCTGATAATTTTGATAAGTTAATTGGAAAAACAGTTTTGTGGTTATGTATTTATACATCTGATTAGATAAGTTCTTAATTGTCTCTTCTTTTATCATACTGGTATAACTGTTGTTTCCCTTTCGTCCTTTCAGAGCGCCTGTCAGCAGGAGCTGGACGAAGTCTTAGAGGAGATCTCCAAAATGACCTCAGAGGATAACAGAGGCCCGCTGGAGAACCTGTACGAGCTCAAATTTCCAAACTGTGACAAACATGGACTGTACAACCTCAAACAGGTGAGCCACGGATACTGGACTTATTCATTTTACCTTTCTACCATGAACACTTCGTGATGCTGTTGGGTCCGTTCTCGATCTCTAATCATTCAAATATGGCTGCTCGATCAGTGGTCCATCTCAGTAAAACATGACAATGAAGGTTTCCCAATGGGGACATTCCTGGATGCAATGCtgctattgttatttttaagtaGCATTGAACTCAGGAACTGTACAAAGGAGTGTTAGCTCCACACTAAAGGGGGAAAAGTCATAGATTTACATAACAAGCTAATCTTGTCAGGTTTCCTGACCTGTTCTCACTTTCGGCTCAGTGGGTCATGGTTCCACCTAAATGGCCAAAAGCGGCTGGTGTTCAACACAGCACATCTTGGTATACCTTGTGGAGAAACCCATCGTCTATACTAAAGAAGAACTAAAGGCATCCAAACCTTTTGACGCATACAATTATGTACTCAGCGGTTATGTCTTTGGAAGATTTGTCAGATAGTTTTTTGTGTATTAATGAGACACATGCTGCCTAGCCAGCAGCAAGGACATCCAACGCAGCTACACAAGAAACGTTCTATCATTAACAAGTCAAACAACTACATACTTACAGTCAACTGCATGCCCAGACTAGTATTAACTCTTTGTTAATTATTGAATCAATTGTTTAATGTATGTAAAGAAATATCCTCAAAGGTACAGCTTCTCTGTGCTACTCTCCACttgcttttgttgtgtttactgTCACCAAAATGCGCACGCAACTGCTGTGATGTATATCGTAACGTCGACTCCAAATGGGTCCATACAGTGGGCGTGTGTTATGTAACCTAAGTACATAAAAATTAAGCTAAATCTTTTGCCTAAACCTAATCAAGTACATGTGGGCCTTAAACTAATCAAACTGAGACCGCTTCTTGACGTAAACCACCTGTTAATGATTGGTGTTTGTAACGCTTTCCAACAAGTTTCAATGGCTCAAATGCACAACTGTTACTGGCATGCTTTATTATCAATCTTACCACATGATTCTTGTTTTATATCAGGAGCTTGATTGAAACAATTTCATTAGAAAAGTAAATACAAGTAGGGGCAAAGTGTAAAGGCACCAAATATAAAGAAATTACAGACAATTTACAAACTTTTGGAGGGATGACTTACAAGAGGAGAGGTTAAAATACATATGGAGACCACCAGGAGAAAATGTCTTGAGGAAATAAATCCACAAGAATTCATGTTGAAGAAGCCAGTTTGCACAGTTGTAACCAACCAACCCTCTTTATGATAATCAGTGTTAATGCTCTGAGATTATGTTGTGCAATCTTACAATAAACACCAAACAAGACAGGTCcacatgatgacatcatgccTTTAGCAATTTGTATGATGAAAAGTTGCATGAAAGCTTTCCAAATAACTCCAGTGGcctcatttatcaacagtgTGTAGAAAGTGTTCTAAATTCTGTCTTTCGAATGAAATTTAGAATGTTTCTAAGTACAAAAAAATCCGTATTTATCAAACATGCGGACGGCGATCGTACAAACATCGGTAGGTAATCAGCGTTGATAAATCCCACATGTTCTTCACCAGCAGGCTCATGCATGTTCGGGgacatttacattcagaaacGCCTCCACTAATCCATTTATGCTAACAACACACCTCTTTATAAACCTGAACATATTTACCTCGGCGGAATAATGcgagagcaaagaaaagaagcTTTATAACAGAAATGGAAGTGGatgaggttgaataaaaaatggtaataaataaataaaataaggttagtaaCTATCGCGCTAAGTGACCCAATTAATGATTAGTCTTTTCACTTAGTCGAAGttactaacaaaagaacaaatgctgcatgagacaaggtgacaggtcagaggagaaaataCTTAAGATGAAGTTTGAGATTAAGCtcagtgcaaaaaaataaaacgcaTCGCGGCACAAAAGCGAGAAGCATTTGCAGCTGAAGGATAACAGAATACTCCACAATTTCACCCAAGAATGGTGCAGTTACAGCGTCATCGGGGGCACAGCTCTCTCTGGGGAAAAATCAAACAGTGACGCTCTCACAAGAGGACAGGCTGGACCAAACAGATCAGTGCGCTCTTTTGAAAAGCCCTTACTGCGGAGCGCACGGTTCTCCAAATCATCTAATAAGGCAAAACAAGCCATAATGTAACATTTCTCCTcgtttgaatttccctcgggatcaataaagtatctatctatctatctatctatctatctatttcaAACGCCTGCCACGTCGGCCTTTTTAAGGTTTTGGAACAAATTAAGTCAACACATCTGTTTCAAACTAGACAAAATCACTTATTTggggtttttaattaaagaaaactcGGAACATGCATATATGTTGAGATTGATTCTGGCGTGCCGTGACACTCGTAGTTCtttcaatgttctacctctagattctgtgCGTAAGTatgctcagagctgtgcttatattttcacacatttctcaGTAAAAGTTGATGAATCCCACTCTTTGCGAGGGAATGTTCTTATGCACACATTACGCACTGTTGATCAATGAGCCCCCAGGGGTCCTAACAGCTCCTCACTGATGTTTATGATCCTGTCCTGGGCCCCTGTCTTAAAGAGTCCCTgtgtttaaatctgtgtttttttttcgtCGGAGGAGCCCATGTCTAAAGATCCTGAGTAGCTCATGTGTGCCCCAGGCGCTTCCTTTGTTTAATCCTGacagtttttatgtttaaatcaATGTCTGTTTATGATTTATTATTCTTTATAAATCATGGTGAGAATGTGGCCAACATAACAATAAGATCCATAGTGCTTTGTGTAAAAAGGGGGAGGGTTTTCTTTAAGCACTGCTCCTGctatatattttgttttgaaacaacTGGATACCATTTTAGAAAAAAGAACACTGGTCTTTTCTGTGGTCTTGTGTTTTGAGGATCTGTCCAAAATATAGGTTCAAGTTTGAGATGCAATAAAGAAAAGGGGCCATTTTGGGTGGATTAGTAGGGCCCGACCTATAcgagatttttggggccgataccaaTATCGAtgttggagagagaaagaaattacaccgtggagagtgatgatgcatgttttaatccatatagcgccctctgctggtgaaagagaactgcgagtgtaatacaatgacacttgaatgaaatgctatttgactggtgactAAATCTAGTATTATCGACGTATATCTGCGATTTAAAGTCACTGGATATGCAGATATTATTGGCTAGCTGATAAATCAGTCGAGCTCTAGAAAATTTAAGAATTTGTCAACTTTCGCTTGCCATTACCCATAACAGATTAGCTTGGATTAGGTTGGCTTTTGATAATGTATTGTGTGCCACTGAAAATAATACATTGCTGTTTATTTATAAGTGGTCTCTATGGCAAAACCAGTGATATCAACCTTAATCAGTGATATCAGTAATGTCTGCTGTCAGTGGCAGAAcacccactgtgacatcactcattaGGGTTATAGCCAACGTTTGGACACATAAGATGATCCAACCATAAAGAGTAATTCAGTGgtagtttttttatgtttagaaTAGAAGAGAGACACTGACCACATGACcagaaatttaaaataaatacaatttgaaaGAAGCCTAATCTAAAAGCTGACGCTATAAAATGATGGAACATGTCACagttttgtcatttaaataccTGTGTGTGAaggtacatttttaatgttgggaataagtgttttatttgaaacaacaacaacaacacaataacatgtCCTTTGCACTGACATGTCGGCACTCAAACATGTGAAAGAGTACTCTGGAGTGTTTACACAGATAAGACAACTTGGGTGCATGTCAGAATCTTCTTAAAGGCTGTGTAAGTGGGTTTTAAGAACAAATTTCGTTATTTGGTGAATGACACCAATTGAGTACCTATTTCACACAGAACTGAAACACTGTTAGCCCTAACCCTGAATGAAGTTTCTGCTTGATTGGCCAATCAAATGCCTCCAAACACCATCCAAACTGTTCTTTCTTCAGACGACCTTAGACCTTAGAGAAAAGATTCCAGAAATGATACAAGAGGGACACCATATTTTTAATCATCGGGCAACTGACGTAAATCATGTGTTTGACGAGCTGTGAGTGAGAACAGGGTGAATTTGTCTTTCACACACGCTCATGCATAGTGTATCATTTTGTTCAATTCCCCTTGGATttcccctctcttctctttcacacaaacatgcgcacacacacacacacacacacacacacacacacaaatctgttGTATCAGCCTGGAAAAATCAccctgaaaaaaatatataacctCCCCCTCACTCCCACCTGCCACCCTTTCCACAAAACTACCCCTCCTCCTTTTTATAAACTTGCACACACCCTCCTTTCCCTTAACACTTTGCCttagacacacatacacacacacacacaaacacacacacacagtcaagcACACGAGAACACACAAATGTGTGGGGAGATGTTGTCATCATGAATGAGGCAACAGCTTCTGAGCTCAAGGTTACAAGGCAATAAAACTGTTTGGCGTACTTCATGGGAAGACTTTTGTTAAGCCGAGGAACGAACCGTGGTTCCGACCGGGGGCTTGAATTTGAATCTCTGCTCATCCAAAGAAATCAGAAAGAGGAGGACAAACAAGGTCACATATCCAGTGTTTTCTTACGAGGATAGTAGAGCAGAAAAGAAGATTTGAATAGGCGCCACGGTTTCCTAAAGCAGGGCTCTCAACCACTCAGCCAATTTTCATCACTGGTCACAAACAACAGCATTGTTTCGGACTGGAGTCCTCAGTTCCCAGGGAGGAACACTGTACCTCCTCAACACTCGGCTCCCTTTTAGAGTTGTCCCTCCTTGTCGCGGGGTAAttactgtaactgtcactttttttgttctttctcatCGAAGGAAGAAAATGGAAAGTCTTTTCTTTCCCCCCAGCTCTTCATTCTTTTCGCTGTCCCCACCGCTGCTGCCCCGCGTGCGCGGCGTAAACTGTGTCCACTTCAATTACGACCTCATTTCTGAGTAGAGGGGGGCTCTGCGGGGGGGCTGGTCTGCTGGCATgcctctgtttgtgtatgtgtgtgtgagtgtctgtgatGGCATGTGTGCTTGTGGGTTGTGAGTTGGGGGCATGACCTGAGGATTGGCTGTTATTGGGTGAGTGTTGTCCCACCCAAACCATGGCCCACACTCTCATCCAATGGCCCCCCGCCACCAGAAGATCCaaaagtacaaacacacacacagctcaagCTGTACGCCATGCTTCATTaatgcccccccctccccctccccctccccccatttCCCACTGCATCTTTacctctccgtctttttccaATGTTTTCCAACTtctagtttgtgtttttcttccctctCCCTAGTGCAACATGTCCACCCATGGCCAGCGGGGCGAGTGCTGGTGTGTTAACCCCTTGACCGGGGTCCAGATTCCAGCAACGCCCAAAGTCAGAGGGGACCCCAACTGTAACCAGTTTCACGAGGAGCTCAGGGTGATGCCCACCACAGCAACGTCAGAATAACACAGTCCAGCACATGTGACAGGATTGTGTTTCCCTCCAAACTCTGGGGAGGCTTTTCCCCTTTATATGTTTATTCTCGCAACATGAAAATAAGTCAGCGTTTTGTAAAGCATCATCTCTTTTGAATTTGCATGACTGTTAAGGTTAAAGCACAAACTAAAGTAACAAAAGAAAGATGTGGGCATTATTCACTTTTTCTTAGCTGTCAATAAATcccataaaaagacaaaaaaaaaagggtaaaagtATGTCTCTTAAGGCTTCCCTTTCTTTTCTATGGGACTCATAACAAAGCTAATTTCTTCTTCCTAGGatgtaaatcttaaaaaaatagtcTTAacatatgttgttttttatttggcaaaattgcagtgttgttgttttttaagctaCAATGACCATGTTTGGACAAAAAGGTTGAGCTTTAAAGAAGTCAGGGGAAAGTAAAAGCTAAAGTATCCGCTAAAGCTAGCATTAGCTTAGTGAGGCGCAATCCTAATAAGTGTTTACCTTGATATAAATGGGATGCCAATCTTAGCTGGGAAAAagaaactatatatatatatattttataagttggaaaataaaaagtgaactcATTCAAATGTCTTTTCAATTACAACACACTGAAAAAAGCCCTTTTAGTTAGCTTTGCAAATTGTTATATACAAAGCTACATATACTGTACTAGCCTTCCTGCTTTTTGGTTTATTGAGATTGAGCCCTGATGCTCTCAAGTAGTTCCATAAAATCTGATTATTTGGACCAGTTTAGTCTTCCTGTTCCCACCAtcagaaagaatgcaggttaaCGGGAGTGTTGCTTTTACTTCACTTTTCGACcctttttgcaaaaaaaaaaagaaaagaacaatgATTCAACAACATGGGTCATTTTTCTTACTTTACTCAAACACCCATCCCTGAGCATCACTGTGGGAAGAAATTGTActagtttttcttgttttgttacAGACACATAGGCTACTCAAGATTTAAAtccccttttatttttatggactctgttgacaaaaataaacagtaaaaccTTGTGTCTCATTGAAAACCCACAATGATGGGACAAATTCAGCAAGATTAGCATTCCTTTATGTTTAGACCCCCTGACtaaaaagtgcaaaatcctAAATTCACTTGACTGTTTTGATCTCCACCAGctcctgtaaaaaaataaaatcaaggccTTCAACTGTGTATTGAAGGTTTTTCACCTTTGAATGACAAACAGTGTTCAATACTCAGTGTTGAATCAAATCTGGATACTCATCCCAGATTTGGTTCTATAAATGCCAACATTAGGGTGGGGCAGAATCTCACTATGCTTAAGTCAGACAGGTCTCTAGTTGTTTTAAGCTGAGGTGTAAAACTCATAGGTGCTTCTTTATATCCTCTTTACATATCACATGTTTTTTCAGTCTAATTCCAATGTCAGTGTCATACACATTGTGTCACCTTGTTTTTATAAGTCAAACATGACAAGCAGGTAATTAGAAGTTTAATCACTGTCATACTTTTGGTTGATTACATCTTGTAGAATTCCTTGTTGCTGCATCAACTCTGCTTCCTACATTGtgaattaattaaattatcTTTTGCTCTGACATTCACTGTAACAGGCTCTGGTgttgtttgctgttttcttttttgattgacatttttatgacatGTCACAGTAAAAGCAAATCGTCAATTTAGCTTCAATCAGCTCCGTCAGCGCTgttggctgttgttgttgtttgtcagcAGTTTTCCCATCAGCGCTTGTCAGCTCCAAATCAGTGTCGCCAAAGAAAAATGGCACTTACGGTAACAATGGTAGAAACTGCTGCGTGGATGACTTTTCCTATTACTGCTGTGTTTGCAGACATGCATGTGTATGCGTGagagtggatgtgtgtgtttgcgtgtttgTGAGCGTATTGCTGGGGTAACTAATGAAGTGTTGACATAAGGAGGGATCGGTTGGGGGGCTGACTTTGACAAATGTGATACTAAGTGGGTAAATGTGTCTATGAATAAACCTTACCAAGTAAGCAAATGCACGCAATtgcacagacacacccacaaacacgtAATTGCATGCAGGTCGTGGTTTTTAAAGCGGTACCCCCACAGATGGATCTAGGTGTATTATTCATGACGATGAATTTCCACAATAAAATGCATATTGGAAGTATTGTGGCAATGTGTTCAAGTTTGTGCTTTTATTAGCTTCGTTGGAGCAATTCTTTCATTCCTGGGCTGTAAGCAATTCACTGTTATTGTCCCTTAGACAGGCAAGCCCATCAAAAAGAGTTATGGATGACATGGAATGTTTTTgtcatatttgaaaaatgtatctgTAATCCATTGCAgccactgtaaaaaaaaaaaaccacacacacagtgagttcATCATGATCAGATGCAGCCTAAACAAAGTTGTGTTGTATATCTTTATTC
Encoded proteins:
- the LOC109986053 gene encoding insulin-like growth factor-binding protein 2-B isoform X1, with the translated sequence MVIYLNYALLFAYLTLPGMLLGDLAFRCPSCTAERQAACPKVTALCTEIVREPVCGCCPVCARQEGELCGVYSPRCSGGLRCYPSVENDFPLQQLIHGLGRCGQKVDLDVTTVLDATNEVHGTENPLTKRPAIDAWFWHESARKQHQNERNAKMKINQPEVLRIPKAPQVMRTPCMKAVVLQAVTRSACQQELDEVLEEISKMTSEDNRGPLENLYELKFPNCDKHGLYNLKQCNMSTHGQRGECWCVNPLTGVQIPATPKVRGDPNCNQFHEELRVMPTTATSE
- the LOC109986053 gene encoding insulin-like growth factor-binding protein 2-B isoform X2; the protein is MVIYLNYALLFAYLTLPGMLLGDLAFRCPSCTAERQAACPKVTALCTEIVREPVCGCCPVCARQEGELCGVYSPRCSGGLRCYPSVENDFPLQQLIHGLGRCGQKVDLDVTTVLDATNEVHGTENPLTKRPAIDAWFWHESARKQHQNERNAKMKINQPEVLRIPKAPQSACQQELDEVLEEISKMTSEDNRGPLENLYELKFPNCDKHGLYNLKQCNMSTHGQRGECWCVNPLTGVQIPATPKVRGDPNCNQFHEELRVMPTTATSE